One region of Streptomyces sp. CG4 genomic DNA includes:
- a CDS encoding roadblock/LC7 domain-containing protein, translating to MSQAAQNLNWLITNFVDNTPGVSHTVVVSADGLLLAMSEGFPRDRADQLAAVASGLTSLTAGASRIFEGGSVNQTVVEMERGFLFIMSISDGSSLAVLAHPEADIGLIGYEMALLVDRAGTVLTPDLRAELQGSLLN from the coding sequence ATGAGCCAGGCGGCACAGAACCTGAACTGGTTGATCACCAACTTCGTGGACAACACCCCGGGGGTGTCCCACACGGTGGTGGTCTCCGCCGACGGACTCCTTCTGGCGATGTCCGAAGGCTTCCCCCGCGACCGCGCCGACCAGCTCGCGGCCGTCGCCTCCGGTCTGACGTCTCTGACGGCAGGCGCCTCCCGGATCTTCGAGGGAGGCAGCGTGAATCAGACGGTTGTGGAGATGGAGCGGGGATTCCTCTTCATCATGTCCATCTCCGACGGTTCCTCACTCGCGGTCCTGGCCCACCCGGAAGCGGACATCGGCCTCATCGGGTACGAGATGGCCCTTCTGGTGGACCGCGCGGGCACGGTCCTGACCCCGGATCTCCGTGCGGAGCTCCAGGGCAGCCTTCTCAACTAG
- a CDS encoding DUF742 domain-containing protein, with protein MATPPGGSHSGNWSYGPGQGQGDGSANRYNFPSAPSHRHPYAPQGPGPSPYEQPPAPRIQPVQPQRRPEPAPATASNNPLVRPYAMTGGRTRPRYQLAIEALVHTTAAPHQMQGQLPEHQRICNLCREIKSVAEISALLTIPLGVARILVADLAEAGLVAIHQPGGDENAGGQPDVTLLERVLSGLRKL; from the coding sequence GTGGCAACACCCCCAGGTGGTTCGCATTCGGGCAACTGGTCGTACGGCCCTGGTCAGGGCCAGGGCGACGGTTCCGCGAACCGGTACAACTTCCCCTCCGCCCCGAGCCACCGGCACCCGTACGCACCGCAGGGCCCCGGTCCCTCGCCGTACGAGCAGCCGCCGGCCCCGCGGATCCAGCCGGTGCAACCGCAGCGCCGCCCCGAGCCGGCGCCCGCGACCGCATCGAACAATCCCTTGGTGCGTCCGTACGCCATGACCGGCGGCCGGACCCGCCCGCGCTACCAGCTCGCCATCGAGGCACTGGTGCACACCACCGCCGCTCCGCACCAGATGCAGGGCCAGCTGCCCGAGCATCAGCGGATCTGCAACCTGTGCCGGGAGATCAAGTCCGTGGCCGAGATCTCGGCCCTGCTGACGATCCCCCTCGGCGTGGCCAGGATTCTCGTCGCCGACTTGGCGGAGGCGGGCCTGGTCGCCATCCATCAGCCCGGCGGCGACGAGAACGCCGGTGGCCAGCCAGACGTGACACTGCTCGAAAGGGTGCTCAGTGGACTTCGCAAGCTCTAG
- a CDS encoding ATP/GTP-binding protein — protein MDFASSSGGPSRSTTSAKIVVAGGFGVGKTTFVGAVSEINPLRTEAVMTSASAGIDDLTHTGDKTTTTVAMDFGRITLDQDLILYLFGTPGQDRFWFMWDDLVRGAIGAVVLVDTRRLADCFPAVDYFENSGLPFVIALNGFDGNQPYNPEEVREALQIGPDTPIITTDARHRADAKSTLITLVEHALMARLR, from the coding sequence GTGGACTTCGCAAGCTCTAGCGGCGGTCCTTCCCGCTCCACCACCTCCGCGAAGATCGTGGTGGCGGGCGGCTTCGGCGTGGGCAAGACCACGTTCGTGGGTGCCGTCTCGGAGATCAACCCGCTGCGCACCGAGGCCGTCATGACGTCCGCCAGCGCGGGCATCGACGACCTCACCCACACCGGGGACAAGACGACCACCACGGTCGCCATGGACTTCGGCCGCATCACTCTGGACCAGGACCTGATCCTGTACCTGTTCGGCACCCCCGGCCAGGACCGCTTCTGGTTCATGTGGGACGACCTGGTACGCGGCGCGATCGGCGCGGTGGTGCTCGTGGACACCCGGCGCCTCGCCGACTGCTTCCCGGCCGTCGACTACTTCGAGAACAGCGGCCTCCCCTTCGTCATCGCCCTCAACGGCTTCGACGGCAACCAGCCGTACAACCCCGAAGAGGTGCGCGAGGCGCTGCAGATCGGGCCGGACACCCCGATCATCACGACCGACGCCCGCCACCGCGCGGACGCCAAGTCGACGCTGATCACTCTCGTGGAGCACGCCCTGATGGCACGGCTTCGCTGA
- a CDS encoding acyl-CoA carboxylase subunit epsilon encodes MSTPDIRVEKGHAEPEEVAAITAVLLARAAARTEPSTQTHRGRPKAGWRRLEREGGFRAPHSWHG; translated from the coding sequence ATGAGCACTCCTGACATCCGCGTCGAGAAGGGCCACGCCGAGCCCGAGGAAGTCGCCGCCATCACGGCCGTCCTCCTGGCCCGCGCGGCCGCCCGCACCGAGCCCTCGACCCAGACCCACCGCGGCCGCCCCAAAGCCGGCTGGCGCCGGCTGGAGCGCGAGGGCGGCTTCCGGGCGCCGCACAGCTGGCACGGCTAG
- a CDS encoding acyl-CoA carboxylase subunit beta yields the protein MTVLEETTGEPTGEPTDARGRVAELHDIRARAVAGPSEKATEAQHAKGKLTARERIELLLDPGSFQEVEQLRRHRAVGFGLEAKKPYTDGVITGWGTVEGRTVFVYAHDFRIFGGALGEAHATKIHKIMDMAIAAGAPLVSLNDGAGARIQEGVSALAGYGGIFQRNTKASGVIPQISVMLGPCAGGAAYSPALTDFVFMVRETSQMFITGPDVVKAVTGEEITQNGLGGADVHAETSGVCHFAYDDEETCIAEVRYLLSLLPQNNRENPPRVECSDPADRRGEVLLDLVPADGNRPYDMVKVIEEIVDDGDYLEVHERWARNIICALARLDGQVVGIIANQPQVLAGVLDIEASEKAARFVQMCDAFNVPIVTFLDVPGFLPGVDQEHGGIIRHGAKLLYAYCNATVPRISLILRKAYGGAYIVMDSQSIGADLTYAWPTNEIAVMGAEGAANVIFRRQIAGAEDPEAMRARMVKEYKSELMHPYYAAERGLVDDVIDPAETREVLVKSLAMLQSKHADLPSRKHGNPPQ from the coding sequence ATGACCGTTTTGGAAGAAACGACGGGTGAGCCGACCGGCGAGCCGACGGACGCGCGCGGACGGGTCGCCGAGCTGCACGACATTCGTGCGCGGGCCGTGGCAGGCCCCAGCGAGAAGGCGACCGAGGCGCAGCACGCCAAGGGCAAGCTGACGGCGCGGGAGCGGATCGAGCTGCTCCTGGACCCGGGGTCCTTCCAGGAGGTCGAGCAGCTGCGCCGGCACCGCGCCGTCGGCTTCGGCCTGGAGGCCAAGAAGCCGTACACCGACGGTGTCATCACCGGCTGGGGCACGGTCGAGGGCCGGACGGTCTTCGTGTACGCCCATGACTTCCGGATCTTCGGCGGGGCGCTGGGCGAGGCCCACGCCACCAAGATCCACAAGATCATGGACATGGCCATCGCGGCCGGCGCGCCCCTGGTCTCCCTGAACGACGGCGCGGGCGCCCGTATCCAGGAGGGCGTCTCGGCGCTCGCCGGTTACGGCGGCATCTTCCAGCGCAACACCAAGGCGTCCGGTGTCATCCCGCAGATCAGCGTGATGCTCGGCCCGTGCGCCGGCGGCGCCGCGTACTCGCCCGCCCTCACGGACTTCGTCTTCATGGTCCGCGAGACCTCCCAGATGTTCATCACCGGCCCGGACGTGGTCAAGGCGGTGACCGGCGAGGAGATCACCCAGAACGGGCTCGGCGGCGCGGACGTGCACGCCGAGACCTCCGGCGTCTGCCACTTCGCGTACGACGACGAGGAGACCTGCATCGCCGAGGTGCGCTACCTCCTCTCGCTGCTCCCGCAGAACAACCGCGAGAACCCCCCGCGGGTGGAGTGCTCCGACCCGGCCGACCGCCGCGGCGAGGTGCTGCTGGACCTGGTCCCGGCGGACGGCAACCGCCCGTACGACATGGTCAAGGTCATCGAGGAGATCGTCGACGACGGCGACTACCTGGAGGTCCATGAGCGCTGGGCGCGGAACATCATCTGCGCGCTGGCCCGCCTCGACGGCCAGGTGGTCGGCATCATCGCCAACCAGCCGCAGGTGCTGGCGGGTGTCCTGGACATCGAGGCCTCGGAAAAAGCTGCGCGCTTTGTCCAGATGTGTGACGCTTTCAATGTCCCGATCGTCACCTTCCTGGACGTACCGGGATTCCTCCCCGGTGTCGACCAGGAGCACGGCGGAATCATCCGCCACGGCGCGAAGCTGCTGTACGCCTACTGCAACGCGACCGTGCCGAGGATCTCGCTCATCCTGCGCAAGGCGTACGGAGGTGCGTACATCGTGATGGACTCCCAGTCGATCGGCGCCGACCTCACCTACGCCTGGCCGACGAACGAGATCGCCGTGATGGGCGCGGAAGGTGCCGCGAACGTCATCTTCCGGCGCCAGATCGCCGGCGCCGAGGACCCCGAGGCCATGCGGGCGCGGATGGTCAAGGAGTACAAGTCCGAGCTGATGCACCCGTACTACGCGGCCGAGCGCGGTCTGGTGGACGACGTCATCGACCCCGCCGAGACCCGCGAGGTCCTGGTGAAGTCCCTGGCGATGCTCCAGTCCAAGCACGCCGACCTGCCCTCCCGCAAGCACGGCAACCCGCCGCAGTAA
- a CDS encoding polysaccharide lyase 8 family protein, protein MSRRALLLAAALAPALASVPARADADPYDTLRRRWLGIALGTGYDPAAEPYASRLAQLGTRARDFTATMTPAAGSLWPGHPFDPPSGITFSYDRLWTMTQACVQPATGATGDPALLAAVLRGLDHLSATVYNPSTSRYGNWWEWQIGSPRLLLDITAALYERLGADRVAAACAAVDHFIPDALLTDYSGTSTGANRVDLCRSVALRGVLGRDAGRVSLARDALSPVFPYVTGGDGLYADGSFVQHTWVAYSGTYGQVLLDGLGRLFALLAGSPWEVTDPARGHILDAVEHAYAPLIHDGLVADCVNGRAISRGCLRGDDPHLMRSDHFHGQALIAAITLLAGGAGEERRERWHGLVKGWIQRDTVTPILTAGQFGVAELARLRAIADSPVPPAPEPLGHRLFPAMDRAVHRGPRFTAALSMASDRIAHYECGNGENPRGWHMGSGMLYWWPKGRSGRSDQYTDWFWPTVDWYRLPGTTVSTKRLADRAGGEWGAPKPDVRWVGGVTDGRYAAVGQHLKGLGSTLRARKSWFFLDDAVICLGAGITCADGVPVETVVDNRALGESGTLAFVRGPNWAHLAEHGGWILPCGGELHTLREDRTGAWSDINSGGTAERRTRRWQTLWLDHGTDPADAGYAYVLLPGASCAQTAARAALHSWLSVLANDTGSQAVAVPRRGLMAANFWRAGTVGDLAVSAGASVLVVHRGRTATLRVSEPPRTGEPLEIVWDRPVRAVIRAGEGVAVLSAGPRLRLRVTPGMACASHECEVALR, encoded by the coding sequence ATGTCCCGGCGAGCGTTGCTGCTGGCCGCCGCCCTCGCCCCGGCCCTGGCCTCCGTCCCGGCCCGGGCCGACGCCGACCCCTACGACACCCTGCGCCGCCGCTGGCTCGGCATCGCCCTCGGCACGGGCTACGACCCCGCCGCCGAGCCGTACGCCTCCCGGCTCGCCCAACTCGGCACCCGCGCACGCGACTTCACGGCCACCATGACCCCGGCCGCCGGCTCCCTCTGGCCCGGGCACCCCTTCGACCCGCCGTCCGGCATCACCTTCAGCTACGACCGCCTGTGGACCATGACCCAGGCCTGCGTCCAGCCCGCCACCGGCGCCACCGGTGACCCCGCCCTCCTCGCCGCCGTACTGCGCGGCCTCGACCATCTCTCCGCCACCGTCTACAACCCCTCGACCAGCCGCTACGGCAACTGGTGGGAGTGGCAGATCGGCAGCCCGCGCCTGCTCCTGGACATCACCGCCGCCCTGTACGAGCGGCTCGGTGCGGACCGTGTCGCCGCCGCGTGCGCGGCCGTGGACCACTTCATCCCGGACGCCCTGCTCACCGACTACTCCGGCACCTCCACCGGCGCCAACCGCGTCGACCTGTGCCGCTCCGTCGCGCTGCGCGGCGTCCTCGGCCGGGACGCCGGCCGTGTCTCGCTCGCCCGGGACGCGCTCTCGCCGGTCTTCCCGTACGTCACCGGGGGTGACGGGCTCTACGCCGACGGCTCCTTCGTCCAGCACACCTGGGTCGCCTACTCGGGGACGTACGGCCAGGTCCTGCTCGACGGCCTCGGGCGGCTGTTCGCCCTGCTCGCCGGATCGCCGTGGGAGGTCACCGACCCTGCCCGGGGGCACATCCTCGACGCCGTCGAGCACGCCTACGCGCCCCTGATCCATGACGGCCTGGTGGCGGACTGCGTCAACGGCCGGGCCATCAGCCGGGGTTGCCTGCGCGGCGACGACCCGCACCTCATGCGCAGCGACCACTTCCACGGGCAGGCGCTCATCGCCGCGATCACGCTGCTCGCGGGCGGGGCGGGGGAGGAGCGGCGGGAGCGGTGGCACGGACTCGTGAAGGGGTGGATCCAACGGGACACCGTGACACCGATACTGACGGCAGGTCAGTTCGGTGTGGCCGAGCTCGCACGACTCCGGGCCATCGCCGACTCGCCCGTACCGCCCGCCCCGGAACCCCTCGGCCACCGGCTCTTCCCGGCCATGGACCGCGCCGTCCACCGCGGGCCCCGTTTCACCGCCGCCCTCTCCATGGCCAGCGACCGCATCGCCCACTACGAGTGCGGCAACGGCGAGAACCCGCGCGGCTGGCACATGGGTTCCGGAATGCTCTACTGGTGGCCGAAAGGGCGTAGTGGCCGGTCCGACCAGTACACGGACTGGTTCTGGCCGACCGTCGACTGGTACCGGCTGCCCGGCACCACCGTCTCCACCAAGCGGCTCGCCGACCGCGCCGGCGGCGAGTGGGGCGCACCCAAGCCGGACGTGCGCTGGGTGGGCGGGGTCACCGACGGCCGGTACGCGGCCGTCGGACAGCACCTGAAGGGCCTCGGCTCCACCCTGCGGGCCCGCAAGTCCTGGTTCTTCCTCGACGACGCCGTGATCTGCCTCGGCGCCGGGATCACCTGCGCCGACGGCGTACCGGTCGAGACGGTCGTGGACAACCGTGCTCTGGGCGAGAGCGGCACCCTGGCCTTCGTGCGCGGCCCGAACTGGGCGCACCTGGCCGAGCACGGTGGCTGGATCCTGCCGTGCGGAGGCGAACTGCACACCCTGCGCGAGGACCGCACCGGCGCCTGGTCCGACATCAACAGCGGGGGGACGGCCGAGCGGCGCACCCGGCGCTGGCAGACCCTGTGGCTCGACCACGGCACCGACCCGGCCGACGCCGGCTACGCCTACGTCCTGCTGCCCGGCGCCTCTTGCGCACAGACCGCGGCCCGAGCCGCGCTCCACTCCTGGCTGTCCGTCCTCGCCAACGACACCGGGAGCCAGGCGGTGGCCGTGCCCCGGCGGGGACTGATGGCGGCGAACTTCTGGCGGGCCGGTACGGTGGGGGATCTGGCCGTCTCGGCGGGCGCGAGCGTGCTCGTCGTGCACCGGGGCCGTACGGCCACCCTCCGGGTGAGCGAGCCGCCCCGAACGGGTGAGCCGCTGGAGATCGTCTGGGACCGTCCGGTGCGGGCGGTGATCCGGGCCGGCGAAGGCGTGGCGGTCCTGTCCGCGGGTCCCCGTCTGAGGCTCCGTGTCACTCCGGGGATGGCATGTGCCAGCCACGAATGTGAGGTGGCTCTCAGGTGA
- a CDS encoding YceI family protein, whose product MGIFGRKDSTPETTAAPAGADLTALTGDYTIDPAHTTIGFTARHAMVTNVKGGFHDFTGTLHLDGADPSRSTATLDVKMESIDTGNGDRDGHLKSSDFFKTDEFPAMTFRSTKAEALGGDAYRITGDLSLLGVTKPISIDLEFNGAATDPFGNERVGFEGRAEILRSEWGLTWNAALETGGVLVSDKIKLNFDISAIKNA is encoded by the coding sequence ATGGGCATCTTCGGCCGCAAGGACAGCACCCCCGAGACCACCGCGGCGCCGGCCGGCGCCGATCTGACCGCGCTGACCGGTGACTACACGATCGACCCGGCGCACACCACGATCGGTTTCACCGCCCGGCACGCGATGGTCACCAACGTCAAGGGCGGCTTCCACGACTTCACCGGCACGCTGCACCTGGACGGAGCCGACCCGAGCCGGTCCACCGCCACGCTGGACGTCAAGATGGAGAGCATCGACACGGGCAACGGCGACCGGGACGGTCACCTGAAGTCGTCCGACTTCTTCAAGACCGACGAGTTTCCGGCCATGACCTTCCGCTCCACCAAGGCGGAAGCCCTGGGCGGCGACGCGTACCGCATCACCGGCGACCTCTCCCTGCTCGGCGTGACCAAGCCGATCAGCATCGACCTGGAGTTCAACGGCGCCGCGACGGACCCGTTCGGCAACGAGCGCGTGGGTTTCGAGGGCAGGGCCGAGATCCTGCGCTCCGAGTGGGGGCTGACCTGGAACGCGGCGCTGGAGACCGGCGGCGTCCTGGTCTCCGACAAGATCAAGCTGAACTTCGACATCTCGGCCATCAAGAACGCCTGA
- a CDS encoding FUSC family protein yields the protein MRSKLIRNAYESLLTMAAVLLCWGAALWLEGAAGLHTDVPVLAVALALTLSSSQRTASTRRRLAALVLLPVAAAGAQFLGRLIMHHYAAGAAVFTLGISLGIWIRRFGPTATRAGTLMTLPFVALLVVPGPALPPAAERGLMSWFWAAAIGVLACAGVWLVQGLGDRYGPGRPDPVRPAPRRVSLSRPRPSTRMALQMAAAVAAAFLCGRLLFGDHWPWAVLTAYVVASGNRGRTDVSRKGVERFLGATVGTLLATGVAAAGITGAASVAVMFAILTVALWLRPLNYAYWAAGITTALSLLLGYFGQNATGLLPTRLAAIALGAALSITAAWCLLPVDAPAPALPFRGSGGRAQAEGGRLGAG from the coding sequence GTGCGCTCGAAACTGATACGCAATGCGTATGAATCTCTGCTGACGATGGCGGCGGTGCTGTTGTGCTGGGGAGCCGCCCTGTGGCTGGAGGGTGCGGCCGGACTGCACACCGATGTGCCCGTCCTCGCGGTGGCCCTGGCCCTCACCCTGTCCTCCAGCCAGCGCACCGCGTCCACCCGGCGCAGACTCGCGGCGCTCGTGCTGCTGCCCGTGGCGGCCGCCGGTGCCCAGTTCCTGGGCCGCCTGATCATGCACCACTACGCGGCGGGCGCCGCCGTCTTCACGCTCGGCATCTCCCTGGGCATCTGGATCCGCCGCTTCGGCCCGACGGCGACCCGGGCGGGCACGCTGATGACCCTGCCGTTCGTGGCCCTGCTGGTCGTCCCCGGCCCGGCGCTGCCGCCCGCGGCCGAGCGGGGGCTGATGAGCTGGTTCTGGGCGGCGGCGATCGGCGTCCTGGCCTGTGCCGGCGTCTGGCTGGTCCAGGGCCTCGGCGACCGGTACGGCCCCGGGCGTCCGGATCCCGTGCGGCCCGCGCCGCGCAGGGTCTCCCTGTCCCGCCCGCGGCCCAGCACCCGCATGGCCCTGCAGATGGCGGCCGCCGTGGCCGCGGCGTTCCTCTGCGGCCGGCTCCTCTTCGGCGACCACTGGCCCTGGGCGGTCCTCACGGCGTACGTCGTGGCCAGTGGCAACCGGGGGCGAACGGACGTGTCGCGCAAGGGAGTCGAACGCTTCCTCGGTGCGACCGTGGGCACGCTGCTGGCCACCGGTGTGGCGGCCGCGGGCATCACCGGGGCCGCGTCGGTGGCGGTGATGTTCGCGATCCTCACCGTCGCCCTGTGGCTGCGCCCGCTCAACTACGCCTACTGGGCGGCCGGCATCACCACGGCCCTGTCCCTGCTCCTCGGCTACTTCGGCCAGAACGCGACCGGCCTCCTCCCGACCCGGCTGGCCGCGATAGCCCTGGGCGCGGCCCTGTCCATCACGGCGGCGTGGTGCCTCCTGCCGGTCGACGCGCCTGCGCCCGCCCTCCCGTTCCGGGGGAGTGGAGGTCGGGCGCAGGCGGAGGGCGGACGGCTCGGAGCCGGCTGA
- a CDS encoding MarR family winged helix-turn-helix transcriptional regulator: MDHLDEAAALRRAVVRLNRRLRQEHGDGGLSSNQLAVLGHLHRHGSATPGEIAAEERQRPQSLTRVYAELEAEGLIARERGTDDRRQSVLSLTEAGRQALEREMAERDAWLAGALRSLGQTERGVLALAAGLLERLGALETADEGERP, from the coding sequence ATGGATCACCTCGACGAAGCCGCCGCCCTCCGGCGCGCCGTCGTCCGGCTCAACCGGCGGCTGCGGCAGGAACACGGGGACGGCGGGCTCAGTTCCAACCAGCTCGCCGTGCTCGGCCATCTGCATCGACACGGGTCGGCGACGCCCGGTGAGATCGCCGCGGAGGAGCGGCAGCGGCCGCAGTCGCTCACCCGGGTCTACGCCGAGCTGGAGGCCGAGGGGCTGATCGCGCGGGAGCGGGGGACGGACGACCGGCGGCAGTCCGTGCTCTCCCTCACCGAGGCCGGGCGGCAGGCACTGGAGCGGGAGATGGCCGAGCGGGACGCCTGGCTCGCCGGGGCGCTCCGGTCGCTCGGCCAGACGGAGCGCGGGGTGCTGGCGCTGGCGGCCGGGCTGCTGGAGCGGCTGGGGGCACTGGAGACGGCGGACGAGGGCGAGCGCCCCTGA